The Candidatus Woesearchaeota archaeon genome window below encodes:
- a CDS encoding CBS domain-containing protein — translation MLYNLQQIKLLRKKYNVTQTQLAKLAGVSQSLITKVEAGLLDPTYTKAQKIFQALSHLSEKKEIKAEEIMNTSLICCSPSTAIKEVIKKMKKHSISQMPVLEDKQPVGLISESIILDAIINNKSSELLVKDLMIDAPPIIAKDSSINIISNLLKFYPLVIVAEKGKFLGIITKADMLGVYNHF, via the coding sequence ATGCTGTATAATCTTCAACAAATAAAGCTTTTAAGGAAGAAATATAACGTAACACAAACACAGCTTGCAAAACTAGCGGGAGTAAGTCAATCATTAATCACTAAAGTTGAAGCTGGTTTGTTAGATCCAACCTATACAAAAGCTCAGAAAATATTTCAAGCGCTTTCTCATCTAAGCGAAAAAAAAGAGATCAAGGCAGAAGAAATTATGAATACTTCACTTATCTGCTGCTCACCTTCAACAGCGATTAAAGAAGTGATCAAAAAGATGAAAAAGCATAGCATTAGCCAGATGCCAGTATTGGAAGATAAACAGCCAGTTGGTTTGATTTCAGAATCAATTATATTGGACGCCATTATTAATAATAAATCTTCAGAACTCTTAGTAAAAGACTTGATGATTGATGCGCCGCCTATTATTGCAAAAGATTCTTCGATAAATATCATTAGCAATCTTCTTAAATTCTATCCTTTGGTGATTGTTGCAGAAAAAGGAAAATTCTTAGGCATTATTACTAAAGCTGATATGCTTGGTGTTTATAATCATTTTTAA
- a CDS encoding TFIIB-type zinc ribbon-containing protein — MDKAPFFNVLENISPRKVDNFLNKYPNIFGKDNLSNNYVLVNKNIEKLLDLKNLDNNDKDKVKRLLFTGLYAIKVYGKSSLTGNSISKIGITEMVIKSLNDIDNKLLKLSLSTLDNIRYSDEYIFITAFLVYYFFEKKERLFECRHFGGRHQGVLDFLLEAQLRYKMRLPEHLKTKHDQCPNCKSKNLSYMSLNGTNLCKECGCVFK; from the coding sequence ATGGACAAAGCTCCGTTTTTTAATGTACTTGAAAATATTTCTCCCAGAAAGGTAGATAATTTTCTAAATAAATATCCAAATATCTTTGGCAAAGATAATCTCTCAAATAATTATGTTTTGGTTAATAAAAATATTGAAAAACTACTTGATCTAAAAAACTTAGATAATAACGACAAAGATAAAGTAAAAAGATTGTTATTTACTGGTCTATACGCTATAAAAGTTTATGGTAAGTCTAGTTTAACTGGAAATAGTATCTCTAAAATTGGTATCACTGAAATGGTAATAAAATCATTAAACGATATTGATAATAAACTTCTAAAATTATCTTTGTCTACTCTTGATAATATACGATATTCAGATGAGTATATATTTATAACTGCTTTTTTAGTTTATTACTTCTTCGAGAAAAAAGAGAGGTTATTTGAATGTAGACATTTTGGAGGTAGACACCAAGGAGTTCTTGATTTTTTATTAGAAGCTCAATTAAGATATAAAATGCGTTTACCTGAACATTTGAAAACCAAACATGATCAATGTCCTAATTGCAAAAGCAAAAATCTCTCATATATGAGTTTAAATGGGACTAATTTGTGTAAAGAATGTGGATGCGTATTCAAATGA
- a CDS encoding LamG domain-containing protein: protein MKKFIVFITIIALLFVLVLTPEVAALCNQDLDCGLVTITESCKDGDLYNYITTPMCLEGGTENSVCGAMVAENLVQDCTLGCVDGKCIITTLNPVLKIINEIIWSYGGYFTGPQLIPDFADQINNALLDCTTEECLIPITLTADSEESITLSDLEVYYTLQELVPKQELYLQGIPDETDDAVLTLKNIPLDKKTIIDWRVNDNSIALFNVPFEANAGSETSTKDYSSNNIKATVKGATFVANGGYDGYGAYSFKPNTAIETNVPYAQPEKGITISSWYTTDDTGAPRMVAVGGNNGGRFESFVVLGKPGCRVYDTGEKSIIADQQFIGGWHHLVCVQTYNPNKTYLYVDGTLRKTTNAASVSAGGYWKIGTPGGTRSRGFNGAIDEVSLFNRALSSEQIMELYSSKGSTLAAQETNLGETWHVAAVFNDGLQNTQTIATNSIVIKEDKNKVTPDLISVDGTNSVNSDLQIIDVMPAPVKNIIDWRLNSNSIALLNMLFESNYDADITAKDYSSFSHNSAVNGAVFDATGGFDGYGAYVFNGKSSITTPLAYTSSKNMSVGGWYKTNDLQTSKMVIIGGNNGGRFEVYVHEGHPGCRVWDTGEKSIFTDEVYDNQWHHVVCVQTNNPAKTFLYVDGILKKTIDAASVSAGGYWKIGASGSRLSNYFKGTIDEIFLYNRALSQEEINKLFKGNTTLLTHQEIHQGETWSVAVTANNGVADLEPIFTNTLTIS from the coding sequence ATGAAAAAATTCATAGTATTTATTACAATAATTGCATTGTTATTTGTTTTAGTTCTTACACCAGAAGTTGCAGCACTTTGTAATCAAGACTTAGATTGTGGTTTAGTTACCATTACTGAATCTTGTAAGGATGGTGATCTGTATAATTATATCACAACACCAATGTGTCTTGAAGGTGGAACAGAAAACTCTGTATGCGGTGCAATGGTTGCTGAAAATTTAGTTCAAGATTGTACATTAGGATGCGTGGATGGAAAATGTATAATCACAACATTAAATCCAGTGCTAAAAATAATTAATGAAATAATCTGGTCATATGGAGGATATTTCACTGGTCCGCAGCTTATTCCTGATTTTGCTGACCAAATTAATAATGCATTACTTGATTGCACTACTGAAGAATGCTTAATTCCTATAACACTCACGGCAGACTCTGAAGAAAGTATTACGTTGTCAGATTTGGAAGTATATTATACCCTTCAAGAATTAGTTCCAAAGCAAGAACTCTATCTTCAAGGAATTCCTGACGAAACAGACGACGCAGTTTTAACCCTTAAAAATATTCCTCTAGATAAAAAAACGATTATAGATTGGCGTGTTAATGATAACTCAATTGCACTTTTCAACGTACCATTTGAAGCTAATGCAGGATCAGAAACTTCGACAAAAGATTACTCTTCAAATAATATCAAAGCAACAGTAAAAGGTGCTACTTTTGTTGCAAATGGTGGTTATGATGGCTATGGAGCTTATAGTTTCAAGCCAAATACTGCTATTGAAACAAATGTACCTTATGCACAGCCTGAAAAAGGCATTACTATTAGTTCATGGTATACAACAGATGATACAGGAGCTCCACGTATGGTTGCTGTAGGTGGTAATAATGGTGGAAGATTTGAATCTTTTGTTGTACTTGGTAAACCAGGATGCAGGGTTTATGATACTGGTGAAAAATCCATTATTGCAGATCAGCAATTTATTGGTGGATGGCATCATCTTGTTTGTGTTCAAACCTACAACCCTAATAAAACGTATTTGTATGTTGATGGTACCCTAAGAAAGACAACTAATGCAGCTTCGGTCTCAGCAGGTGGCTATTGGAAAATAGGAACACCAGGTGGCACACGATCGAGAGGATTTAATGGAGCAATAGACGAAGTTTCACTCTTCAACAGAGCTTTATCAAGCGAGCAGATTATGGAATTGTATAGCAGTAAAGGTTCAACACTTGCGGCTCAAGAAACAAACCTTGGCGAAACATGGCATGTTGCAGCAGTCTTTAATGACGGATTGCAGAACACTCAAACCATTGCAACAAACAGCATTGTTATCAAAGAAGATAAGAATAAAGTAACGCCTGATTTGATCTCAGTTGATGGAACTAATTCAGTCAATAGTGATCTACAGATAATTGATGTTATGCCTGCACCAGTTAAAAACATTATTGACTGGCGACTGAATAGCAATTCAATCGCATTATTAAACATGCTCTTTGAAAGCAATTACGATGCTGATATCACTGCAAAGGATTATTCCAGCTTTAGTCATAATAGCGCAGTAAATGGCGCTGTTTTTGATGCAACCGGAGGATTTGATGGATATGGTGCGTATGTTTTTAATGGCAAAAGCTCAATCACAACACCCCTCGCTTATACTTCATCAAAAAATATGAGTGTTGGTGGTTGGTATAAAACAAACGATCTTCAAACATCTAAAATGGTAATTATAGGTGGGAATAATGGCGGCAGGTTTGAAGTGTATGTGCATGAAGGACATCCTGGTTGTCGAGTTTGGGATACGGGTGAAAAATCAATCTTTACTGACGAAGTTTACGACAATCAATGGCATCATGTTGTTTGTGTTCAAACGAATAATCCTGCTAAAACTTTCTTGTATGTTGATGGTATCTTAAAGAAGACCATAGACGCAGCATCAGTTTCAGCAGGAGGTTATTGGAAAATAGGAGCTAGTGGTTCACGCTTATCAAATTATTTTAAGGGGACTATAGATGAGATATTCCTCTACAATCGAGCATTATCTCAGGAGGAAATTAATAAGCTGTTCAAAGGAAACACAACCCTGTTGACACATCAAGAGATACATCAAGGAGAAACATGGAGTGTTGCAGTAACAGCTAACAATGGGGTAGCTGATCTTGAACCAATATTTACAAATACTTTAACTATTAGTTGA
- a CDS encoding RNA-binding S4 domain-containing protein, translating to MPQIDHEGKPYIELCNFLKLKGLALTGGQAKIIIRNEQVKVNGVTETRNKLKLRHHDVVSYQNKTFKVNMDEL from the coding sequence ATGCCGCAGATAGATCACGAAGGTAAACCTTATATTGAACTTTGTAATTTTCTCAAATTAAAAGGATTAGCTCTCACTGGCGGGCAAGCTAAGATTATTATTAGAAATGAACAAGTAAAAGTTAATGGTGTTACTGAAACAAGAAATAAATTAAAATTACGGCACCATGATGTTGTTTCTTATCAGAATAAAACTTTTAAGGTAAATATGGATGAGTTATAG
- the phnE gene encoding phosphonate ABC transporter, permease protein PhnE translates to MSKEISTLKKLWGIKRWEIYSLIGLLFIISAVHLQLNPMLVATGLGKLGDFFSPSMPPDWSLLETGAFALLETIEIAFLGTILGMVLALPFAVLGSRNLFGTKTTVLVRTFLAAVRSLPSLLWALLFVIMVGLGPLAGVLATMIYTMGYLAKLQYEAIEGINTEPLEAIASIGATKLQIIRFVVIPEAANNLLSQLLFMFEYNVRASTILGIVGAGGIGFYIMGYLNVLQYDKVIVLLLEILVVVLIMDYISVKIRDHYLVESKVCT, encoded by the coding sequence ATGAGCAAAGAAATTTCAACATTGAAAAAACTATGGGGAATAAAAAGGTGGGAGATATATTCACTCATCGGATTGTTATTTATCATCAGCGCTGTTCACCTTCAATTAAATCCTATGCTGGTTGCAACTGGTTTAGGAAAATTAGGCGATTTTTTCTCCCCAAGTATGCCTCCTGACTGGAGTCTTCTCGAGACAGGCGCTTTTGCATTGCTTGAAACCATAGAAATTGCTTTTCTGGGAACAATCCTTGGGATGGTATTAGCTCTTCCTTTTGCAGTGTTAGGTTCACGTAATTTATTCGGAACAAAAACTACGGTACTGGTAAGGACTTTTCTCGCAGCTGTCCGATCATTGCCTTCATTATTATGGGCGTTGCTCTTTGTTATCATGGTTGGTCTAGGACCATTAGCAGGAGTATTAGCAACGATGATTTATACTATGGGATATCTTGCAAAACTTCAATATGAAGCAATAGAAGGGATTAATACTGAACCTTTAGAAGCAATTGCTTCAATAGGAGCAACGAAATTGCAGATCATTCGGTTTGTTGTGATTCCTGAAGCAGCCAACAACTTGTTAAGCCAGTTATTGTTTATGTTTGAATATAATGTGAGAGCGTCCACTATTCTGGGCATTGTTGGAGCAGGAGGAATTGGATTCTATATCATGGGATATCTTAATGTATTGCAATATGATAAAGTAATTGTTCTGTTATTAGAAATATTAGTAGTGGTATTAATTATGGATTATATTAGCGTTAAAATAAGAGATCATTATTTAGTTGAAAGCAAAGTTTGTACTTAA